A part of Syngnathus acus chromosome 20, fSynAcu1.2, whole genome shotgun sequence genomic DNA contains:
- the gramd1c gene encoding protein Aster-C isoform X2, whose amino-acid sequence MDQLPNWSGAGDDITDETASLIEEEEEESSDNQPNCTPSVPQVPTYKQRRDEFRRLFKDVASSEILLLDYPCALHRDVGLLLQGRLYLTQNCLCFCSSVFGRTKISLALKDISHMSREKTARLIPNAIEIRSSKEKLFFTSFASREKSFTGVFRLWQNALLYKSLTKEEGWQMVRQHYGNELGLSHEEMESTHFSADLSMHSRHEGDDGYLAKFERTSSGRMRADLPSFEYDDVSSAASSQKSPFEEERRVSLPPRRNAVALMERLEPESVARSLPPSSEEPGGVSQESGSESVEEGKEDAPEERIGLLKEQGRLNLNKVFHMSASRMFDMLFTESKFIHRFMNVRKITDPSFEAWQKDPGGDMKRTLNYTITISNPLIGKFSTATENQTLYKESRDGQYYQVDSEVYTHDVPYHDYFYTQNRYFIKHHTKHKCRLKVYTYVKYKKQPWGLVKSFITKNSWSGIEDYFKQLEAELLEEEAEINQGAAETGGGRRRRRTFSRTMLEHMKPKNLFGQSHDEHGDGPGEMSAPRRWNITAIVAALSVILLLLTVLNVGLFIKLWAMEDVAHRMYLTTKHRLREKTEASVAPEYASRQGPPFRSREEAQLLRTVLQDSINLLEQLRRTLLLLQQNFASANQTA is encoded by the exons aggaggaggag AGCTCAGACAACCAGCCAAACTGCACTCCGTCTGTACCTCAAGTGCCTACCTACAAACAGAGACGAGATGAGTTCCGGAGGTTATTCAAAGACGTTGCGAGCTCAGAAATACTCCTGCTCG ACTACCCATGTGCTCTCCATCGAGACGTGGGCCTCCTCCTGCAGGGGCGCCTCTACCTCACCCAAAATTGTCTATGTTTCTGCAGCAGTGTCTTCGGACGCACTAAG ATTAGCCTGGCCCTCAAAGACATCAGCCACATgagcagggaaaaaacagcACGCCTAATCCCTAACGCCATCGAGATCCGCAGCAGTAAAGAAAAG CTCTTCTTCACTTCCTTCGCCTCGAGAGAGAAGAGTTTCACCGGGGTTTTCCGCCTGTGGCAGAATGCGCTGCTGTACAAG TCGCTGACCAAAGAAGAGGGCTGGCAGATGGTCAGGCAGCACTATGGAAATGAGCTGGGCCTGAGCCATGAAGAGATGGAGAGCACACACTTTTCTGCAGACTTAAGCATGCACAGTAG GCACGAGGGCGACGACGGCTACCTTGCAAAGTTTGAGAGGACGTCCTCCGGGCGTATGCGAGCAGACCTGCCGTCTTTTGAATATGATGACGTCTCCTCTGCTGCAAGTTCACAGAAGTCTCCTTTCGAG GAGGAGCGCCGTGTCTCCCTGCCTCCGCGCCGCAATGCCGTTGCGCTCATGGAGCGCTTGGAACCTGAATCTGTCGCTAGGTCTTTGCCGCCTTCTTCGGAAGAACCAGGCGGCGTTTCTCAGGAGAGCGGATCGGAGAGTGTGGAAGAAGGTAAGGAAGATGCAC CCGAGGAGCGAATTGGGCTGCTGAAGGAGCAGGGTCGCCTGAACCTCAACAAGGTCTTCCACATGAGCGCCAGCCGAATGTTCGACATGCTCTTCACAGAGTCCAAATTTATCCACCGCTTCATGAACGTGCGCAAGATAACCG ATCCGAGTTTTGAGGCGTGGCAAAAAGATCCCGGCGGGGACATGAAGAGGACCCTGAACTACACCATCACCATCAGTAACCCTCTGATTGGCAAATTCTCCACGGCAACCGAGAACCAG ACGCTCTACAAAGAATCTCGAGACGGTCAGTATTACCAGGTGGACTCGGAAGTGTACACGCACGACGTGCCCTACCACGACTACTTCTACACGCAGAATCGCTACTTCATTAAACACCACACCAAGCACAAGTGTCGACTCAA GGTATACACGTACGTCAAATACAAGAAGCAGCCGTGGGGCCTGGTCAAGTCCTTCATCACCAAGAACTCCTGGAGCGGCATTGAAGATTATTTCAAACAGCTGG AGGCGGAGCttctggaggaggaggccgaGATCAACCAGGGAGCGGCGGAGACCGGTGGGGGGCGGCGGAGACGGCGGACGTTCAGCCGGACCATGCTGGAGCACATGAAGCCCAAAAATCTTTTCGGCCAATCACACGACGAGCACGGAGACG GCCCGGGTGAGATGAGCGCCCCGCGCAGATGGAACATCACGGCCATCGTGGCTGCCTTGAGTGTGAT TCTTCTGCTCCTGACGGTACTAAACGTGGGCTTATTCATCAAGTTGTGGGCCATGGAGGACGTGGCCCACCGCATGTACCTGACCACAAAGCATCGGCTGAGGGAGAAGACTGAGGCCAG CGTGGCGCCCGAGTACGCTTCCAGGCAGGGTCCACCGTTCAGGAGCAGAGAGGAGGCGCAGTTGCTCAGAACCGTGCTGCAGGACTCGATTAACCTTCTAGAGCAG CTCCGACGGACTctgttgctgctgcagcaGAACTTTGCATCTGCCAATCAAACAGCGTGA
- the gramd1c gene encoding protein Aster-C isoform X4, with protein MDQLPNWSGAGDDITDETASLIEEEEEESSDNQPNCTPSVPQVPTYKQRRDEFRRLFKDVASSEILLLDYPCALHRDVGLLLQGRLYLTQNCLCFCSSVFGRTKISLALKDISHMSREKTARLIPNAIEIRSSKEKLFFTSFASREKSFTGVFRLWQNALLYKSLTKEEGWQMVRQHYGNELGLSHEEMESTHFSADLSMHSRHEGDDGYLAKFERTSSGRMRADLPSFEYDDVSSAASSQKSPFEEERRVSLPPRRNAVALMERLEPESVARSLPPSSEEPGGVSQESGSESVEEAEERIGLLKEQGRLNLNKVFHMSASRMFDMLFTESKFIHRFMNVRKITDPSFEAWQKDPGGDMKRTLNYTITISNPLIGKFSTATENQTLYKESRDGQYYQVDSEVYTHDVPYHDYFYTQNRYFIKHHTKHKCRLKVYTYVKYKKQPWGLVKSFITKNSWSGIEDYFKQLEAELLEEEAEINQGAAETGGGRRRRRTFSRTMLEHMKPKNLFGQSHDEHGDGPGEMSAPRRWNITAIVAALSVILLLLTVLNVGLFIKLWAMEDVAHRMYLTTKHRLREKTEASVAPEYASRQGPPFRSREEAQLLRTVLQDSINLLEQLRRTLLLLQQNFASANQTA; from the exons aggaggaggag AGCTCAGACAACCAGCCAAACTGCACTCCGTCTGTACCTCAAGTGCCTACCTACAAACAGAGACGAGATGAGTTCCGGAGGTTATTCAAAGACGTTGCGAGCTCAGAAATACTCCTGCTCG ACTACCCATGTGCTCTCCATCGAGACGTGGGCCTCCTCCTGCAGGGGCGCCTCTACCTCACCCAAAATTGTCTATGTTTCTGCAGCAGTGTCTTCGGACGCACTAAG ATTAGCCTGGCCCTCAAAGACATCAGCCACATgagcagggaaaaaacagcACGCCTAATCCCTAACGCCATCGAGATCCGCAGCAGTAAAGAAAAG CTCTTCTTCACTTCCTTCGCCTCGAGAGAGAAGAGTTTCACCGGGGTTTTCCGCCTGTGGCAGAATGCGCTGCTGTACAAG TCGCTGACCAAAGAAGAGGGCTGGCAGATGGTCAGGCAGCACTATGGAAATGAGCTGGGCCTGAGCCATGAAGAGATGGAGAGCACACACTTTTCTGCAGACTTAAGCATGCACAGTAG GCACGAGGGCGACGACGGCTACCTTGCAAAGTTTGAGAGGACGTCCTCCGGGCGTATGCGAGCAGACCTGCCGTCTTTTGAATATGATGACGTCTCCTCTGCTGCAAGTTCACAGAAGTCTCCTTTCGAG GAGGAGCGCCGTGTCTCCCTGCCTCCGCGCCGCAATGCCGTTGCGCTCATGGAGCGCTTGGAACCTGAATCTGTCGCTAGGTCTTTGCCGCCTTCTTCGGAAGAACCAGGCGGCGTTTCTCAGGAGAGCGGATCGGAGAGTGTGGAAGAAG CCGAGGAGCGAATTGGGCTGCTGAAGGAGCAGGGTCGCCTGAACCTCAACAAGGTCTTCCACATGAGCGCCAGCCGAATGTTCGACATGCTCTTCACAGAGTCCAAATTTATCCACCGCTTCATGAACGTGCGCAAGATAACCG ATCCGAGTTTTGAGGCGTGGCAAAAAGATCCCGGCGGGGACATGAAGAGGACCCTGAACTACACCATCACCATCAGTAACCCTCTGATTGGCAAATTCTCCACGGCAACCGAGAACCAG ACGCTCTACAAAGAATCTCGAGACGGTCAGTATTACCAGGTGGACTCGGAAGTGTACACGCACGACGTGCCCTACCACGACTACTTCTACACGCAGAATCGCTACTTCATTAAACACCACACCAAGCACAAGTGTCGACTCAA GGTATACACGTACGTCAAATACAAGAAGCAGCCGTGGGGCCTGGTCAAGTCCTTCATCACCAAGAACTCCTGGAGCGGCATTGAAGATTATTTCAAACAGCTGG AGGCGGAGCttctggaggaggaggccgaGATCAACCAGGGAGCGGCGGAGACCGGTGGGGGGCGGCGGAGACGGCGGACGTTCAGCCGGACCATGCTGGAGCACATGAAGCCCAAAAATCTTTTCGGCCAATCACACGACGAGCACGGAGACG GCCCGGGTGAGATGAGCGCCCCGCGCAGATGGAACATCACGGCCATCGTGGCTGCCTTGAGTGTGAT TCTTCTGCTCCTGACGGTACTAAACGTGGGCTTATTCATCAAGTTGTGGGCCATGGAGGACGTGGCCCACCGCATGTACCTGACCACAAAGCATCGGCTGAGGGAGAAGACTGAGGCCAG CGTGGCGCCCGAGTACGCTTCCAGGCAGGGTCCACCGTTCAGGAGCAGAGAGGAGGCGCAGTTGCTCAGAACCGTGCTGCAGGACTCGATTAACCTTCTAGAGCAG CTCCGACGGACTctgttgctgctgcagcaGAACTTTGCATCTGCCAATCAAACAGCGTGA
- the gramd1c gene encoding protein Aster-C isoform X1, which translates to MDQLPNWSGAGDDITDETASLIEEEEEDQSSDNQPNCTPSVPQVPTYKQRRDEFRRLFKDVASSEILLLDYPCALHRDVGLLLQGRLYLTQNCLCFCSSVFGRTKISLALKDISHMSREKTARLIPNAIEIRSSKEKLFFTSFASREKSFTGVFRLWQNALLYKSLTKEEGWQMVRQHYGNELGLSHEEMESTHFSADLSMHSRHEGDDGYLAKFERTSSGRMRADLPSFEYDDVSSAASSQKSPFEEERRVSLPPRRNAVALMERLEPESVARSLPPSSEEPGGVSQESGSESVEEGKEDAPEERIGLLKEQGRLNLNKVFHMSASRMFDMLFTESKFIHRFMNVRKITDPSFEAWQKDPGGDMKRTLNYTITISNPLIGKFSTATENQTLYKESRDGQYYQVDSEVYTHDVPYHDYFYTQNRYFIKHHTKHKCRLKVYTYVKYKKQPWGLVKSFITKNSWSGIEDYFKQLEAELLEEEAEINQGAAETGGGRRRRRTFSRTMLEHMKPKNLFGQSHDEHGDGPGEMSAPRRWNITAIVAALSVILLLLTVLNVGLFIKLWAMEDVAHRMYLTTKHRLREKTEASVAPEYASRQGPPFRSREEAQLLRTVLQDSINLLEQLRRTLLLLQQNFASANQTA; encoded by the exons aggaggagga TCAGAGCTCAGACAACCAGCCAAACTGCACTCCGTCTGTACCTCAAGTGCCTACCTACAAACAGAGACGAGATGAGTTCCGGAGGTTATTCAAAGACGTTGCGAGCTCAGAAATACTCCTGCTCG ACTACCCATGTGCTCTCCATCGAGACGTGGGCCTCCTCCTGCAGGGGCGCCTCTACCTCACCCAAAATTGTCTATGTTTCTGCAGCAGTGTCTTCGGACGCACTAAG ATTAGCCTGGCCCTCAAAGACATCAGCCACATgagcagggaaaaaacagcACGCCTAATCCCTAACGCCATCGAGATCCGCAGCAGTAAAGAAAAG CTCTTCTTCACTTCCTTCGCCTCGAGAGAGAAGAGTTTCACCGGGGTTTTCCGCCTGTGGCAGAATGCGCTGCTGTACAAG TCGCTGACCAAAGAAGAGGGCTGGCAGATGGTCAGGCAGCACTATGGAAATGAGCTGGGCCTGAGCCATGAAGAGATGGAGAGCACACACTTTTCTGCAGACTTAAGCATGCACAGTAG GCACGAGGGCGACGACGGCTACCTTGCAAAGTTTGAGAGGACGTCCTCCGGGCGTATGCGAGCAGACCTGCCGTCTTTTGAATATGATGACGTCTCCTCTGCTGCAAGTTCACAGAAGTCTCCTTTCGAG GAGGAGCGCCGTGTCTCCCTGCCTCCGCGCCGCAATGCCGTTGCGCTCATGGAGCGCTTGGAACCTGAATCTGTCGCTAGGTCTTTGCCGCCTTCTTCGGAAGAACCAGGCGGCGTTTCTCAGGAGAGCGGATCGGAGAGTGTGGAAGAAGGTAAGGAAGATGCAC CCGAGGAGCGAATTGGGCTGCTGAAGGAGCAGGGTCGCCTGAACCTCAACAAGGTCTTCCACATGAGCGCCAGCCGAATGTTCGACATGCTCTTCACAGAGTCCAAATTTATCCACCGCTTCATGAACGTGCGCAAGATAACCG ATCCGAGTTTTGAGGCGTGGCAAAAAGATCCCGGCGGGGACATGAAGAGGACCCTGAACTACACCATCACCATCAGTAACCCTCTGATTGGCAAATTCTCCACGGCAACCGAGAACCAG ACGCTCTACAAAGAATCTCGAGACGGTCAGTATTACCAGGTGGACTCGGAAGTGTACACGCACGACGTGCCCTACCACGACTACTTCTACACGCAGAATCGCTACTTCATTAAACACCACACCAAGCACAAGTGTCGACTCAA GGTATACACGTACGTCAAATACAAGAAGCAGCCGTGGGGCCTGGTCAAGTCCTTCATCACCAAGAACTCCTGGAGCGGCATTGAAGATTATTTCAAACAGCTGG AGGCGGAGCttctggaggaggaggccgaGATCAACCAGGGAGCGGCGGAGACCGGTGGGGGGCGGCGGAGACGGCGGACGTTCAGCCGGACCATGCTGGAGCACATGAAGCCCAAAAATCTTTTCGGCCAATCACACGACGAGCACGGAGACG GCCCGGGTGAGATGAGCGCCCCGCGCAGATGGAACATCACGGCCATCGTGGCTGCCTTGAGTGTGAT TCTTCTGCTCCTGACGGTACTAAACGTGGGCTTATTCATCAAGTTGTGGGCCATGGAGGACGTGGCCCACCGCATGTACCTGACCACAAAGCATCGGCTGAGGGAGAAGACTGAGGCCAG CGTGGCGCCCGAGTACGCTTCCAGGCAGGGTCCACCGTTCAGGAGCAGAGAGGAGGCGCAGTTGCTCAGAACCGTGCTGCAGGACTCGATTAACCTTCTAGAGCAG CTCCGACGGACTctgttgctgctgcagcaGAACTTTGCATCTGCCAATCAAACAGCGTGA
- the gramd1c gene encoding protein Aster-C isoform X3: MDQLPNWSGAGDDITDETASLIEEEEEDQSSDNQPNCTPSVPQVPTYKQRRDEFRRLFKDVASSEILLLDYPCALHRDVGLLLQGRLYLTQNCLCFCSSVFGRTKISLALKDISHMSREKTARLIPNAIEIRSSKEKLFFTSFASREKSFTGVFRLWQNALLYKSLTKEEGWQMVRQHYGNELGLSHEEMESTHFSADLSMHSRHEGDDGYLAKFERTSSGRMRADLPSFEYDDVSSAASSQKSPFEEERRVSLPPRRNAVALMERLEPESVARSLPPSSEEPGGVSQESGSESVEEAEERIGLLKEQGRLNLNKVFHMSASRMFDMLFTESKFIHRFMNVRKITDPSFEAWQKDPGGDMKRTLNYTITISNPLIGKFSTATENQTLYKESRDGQYYQVDSEVYTHDVPYHDYFYTQNRYFIKHHTKHKCRLKVYTYVKYKKQPWGLVKSFITKNSWSGIEDYFKQLEAELLEEEAEINQGAAETGGGRRRRRTFSRTMLEHMKPKNLFGQSHDEHGDGPGEMSAPRRWNITAIVAALSVILLLLTVLNVGLFIKLWAMEDVAHRMYLTTKHRLREKTEASVAPEYASRQGPPFRSREEAQLLRTVLQDSINLLEQLRRTLLLLQQNFASANQTA; encoded by the exons aggaggagga TCAGAGCTCAGACAACCAGCCAAACTGCACTCCGTCTGTACCTCAAGTGCCTACCTACAAACAGAGACGAGATGAGTTCCGGAGGTTATTCAAAGACGTTGCGAGCTCAGAAATACTCCTGCTCG ACTACCCATGTGCTCTCCATCGAGACGTGGGCCTCCTCCTGCAGGGGCGCCTCTACCTCACCCAAAATTGTCTATGTTTCTGCAGCAGTGTCTTCGGACGCACTAAG ATTAGCCTGGCCCTCAAAGACATCAGCCACATgagcagggaaaaaacagcACGCCTAATCCCTAACGCCATCGAGATCCGCAGCAGTAAAGAAAAG CTCTTCTTCACTTCCTTCGCCTCGAGAGAGAAGAGTTTCACCGGGGTTTTCCGCCTGTGGCAGAATGCGCTGCTGTACAAG TCGCTGACCAAAGAAGAGGGCTGGCAGATGGTCAGGCAGCACTATGGAAATGAGCTGGGCCTGAGCCATGAAGAGATGGAGAGCACACACTTTTCTGCAGACTTAAGCATGCACAGTAG GCACGAGGGCGACGACGGCTACCTTGCAAAGTTTGAGAGGACGTCCTCCGGGCGTATGCGAGCAGACCTGCCGTCTTTTGAATATGATGACGTCTCCTCTGCTGCAAGTTCACAGAAGTCTCCTTTCGAG GAGGAGCGCCGTGTCTCCCTGCCTCCGCGCCGCAATGCCGTTGCGCTCATGGAGCGCTTGGAACCTGAATCTGTCGCTAGGTCTTTGCCGCCTTCTTCGGAAGAACCAGGCGGCGTTTCTCAGGAGAGCGGATCGGAGAGTGTGGAAGAAG CCGAGGAGCGAATTGGGCTGCTGAAGGAGCAGGGTCGCCTGAACCTCAACAAGGTCTTCCACATGAGCGCCAGCCGAATGTTCGACATGCTCTTCACAGAGTCCAAATTTATCCACCGCTTCATGAACGTGCGCAAGATAACCG ATCCGAGTTTTGAGGCGTGGCAAAAAGATCCCGGCGGGGACATGAAGAGGACCCTGAACTACACCATCACCATCAGTAACCCTCTGATTGGCAAATTCTCCACGGCAACCGAGAACCAG ACGCTCTACAAAGAATCTCGAGACGGTCAGTATTACCAGGTGGACTCGGAAGTGTACACGCACGACGTGCCCTACCACGACTACTTCTACACGCAGAATCGCTACTTCATTAAACACCACACCAAGCACAAGTGTCGACTCAA GGTATACACGTACGTCAAATACAAGAAGCAGCCGTGGGGCCTGGTCAAGTCCTTCATCACCAAGAACTCCTGGAGCGGCATTGAAGATTATTTCAAACAGCTGG AGGCGGAGCttctggaggaggaggccgaGATCAACCAGGGAGCGGCGGAGACCGGTGGGGGGCGGCGGAGACGGCGGACGTTCAGCCGGACCATGCTGGAGCACATGAAGCCCAAAAATCTTTTCGGCCAATCACACGACGAGCACGGAGACG GCCCGGGTGAGATGAGCGCCCCGCGCAGATGGAACATCACGGCCATCGTGGCTGCCTTGAGTGTGAT TCTTCTGCTCCTGACGGTACTAAACGTGGGCTTATTCATCAAGTTGTGGGCCATGGAGGACGTGGCCCACCGCATGTACCTGACCACAAAGCATCGGCTGAGGGAGAAGACTGAGGCCAG CGTGGCGCCCGAGTACGCTTCCAGGCAGGGTCCACCGTTCAGGAGCAGAGAGGAGGCGCAGTTGCTCAGAACCGTGCTGCAGGACTCGATTAACCTTCTAGAGCAG CTCCGACGGACTctgttgctgctgcagcaGAACTTTGCATCTGCCAATCAAACAGCGTGA
- the zdhhc23b gene encoding palmitoyltransferase ZDHHC23-B isoform X1 — protein MMRADANKIESTSEGAPKDLGDSCQREDIIEDPARDKCATPIENRQPSAMKRRRDEDEKEQLCCCEYINRHGQRSHVGACCCDCEDLDEACDRFFKRETQSPEAMSRVVTEISDRVRVPWFRGGARRVDLSVIPPLVLLPTLLHLSAFHFLVGLAVLIALPGLLLWYYYFTHRKKARTLFFLSLVIFSLAYMYYLFITKVVPRGGLGAIHVATVTVGVLLTLLGLAITKRGPGVVKPKESNPVLRDQVGESREAEPSRKNWCSVCRLVRPPRAGHCRICGLCVLRHDHHCVWIDSCVGRENHRSFLLTLVLFLSTSSYGIGLTLQSVCLEQIILSALFYCPGVYEEYSASLCFTCAWYCTLVTCGVFHLLLTQLLNISYNVTEREARAAVRERSARRALCGLAVDTGVHSRGLCANWAEFWTMSEERSSCRPGSEGDESRVKVSHFDTHPAFGVSSHPDDV, from the exons ATGATGAGAGCtgatgcaaataaaattgagaGCACCAGTGAAGGAGCGCCAAAGGACCTGGGAGACAGTTGTCAGAGAGAAGACATCATTGAAGATCCTGCGCGTGACAAGTGTGCGACACCGATAGAGAATAGACAG CCATCAGCCATGAAGAGAAGGCGGGACGAGGACGAAAAGGAGCAGTTGTGCTGCTGCGAATACATCAACAGACACGGCCAGCGAAGCCACGTGGGAGCCTGCTGCTGCGACTGCGAGGATCTGGACGAAGCCTGCGACCG GTTTTTTAAGCGAGAGACTCAAAGTCCAGAGGCAATGTCCCGGGTGGTCACTGAGATCAGCGATCGAGTCCGTGTCCCCTGGTTCCGGGGCGGCGCCCGCAGAGTGGACCTGTCCGTCATCCCTCCTCTGGTTCTGCTTCCAACCCTGCTGCATCTCTCCGCGTTCCACTTCCTGGTCGGCCTGGCGGTTCTGATCGCGCTGCCGGGCTTGCTGCTGTGGTACTACTACTTCACTCACCGCAAGAAGGCCCGGACTCTGTTTTTCCTTAGCCTGGTGATTTTTTCCTTGGCCTACATGTactatttattcatcaccAAAGTGGTACCGCGAGGGGGCCTCGGTGCCATTCATGTCGCCACGGTAACCGTCGGGGTCCTGCTCACTTTGCTGGGCCTCGCCATCACCAAGAGAGGCCCGGGCGTCGTAAAGCCAAAAGAGTCGAATCCTGTTCTCCGAGACCAGGTGGGAGAGTCGCGAGAGGCGGAGCCTAGCCGGAAGAACTGGTGCTCGGTGTGTCGGCTGGTGCGACCACCCAGGGCGGGACATTGTCGGATATGCGGGCTCTGCGTGCTGCGTCATGACCACCACTGTGTCTG GATCGACAGCTGCGTAGGCCGGGAGAACCACCGCAGCTTCCTGTTAACGCTCGTCCTCTTCCTGTCTACGTCCTCGTACGGGATCGGCCTTACGCTGCAGAGCGTGTGTCTGGAGCAAATCATCCTCAGCGCTTTGTTCTACTGCCCGGGAGTCTACGAGGAATACAG TGCCTCCCTTTGCTTCACGTGTGCCTGGTACTGCACTTTGGTGACTTGCGGCGTCTTTCACTTATTGCTGACTCAGCTGCTCAACATCAGCTACAACGTGACGGAGCGTGAGGCGCGTGCTGCCGTCAGGGAGCGCTCTGCCCGCCGGGCCCTGTGCGGGCTGGCCGTAGACACCGGCGTCCACTCGCGGGGCCTGTGCGCCAACTGGGCTGAGTTTTGGACCATGTCGGAGGAACGGAGCAGT TGCCGTCCAGGGAGCGAAGGCGACGAGTCACGCGTGAAAGTCAGTCATTTCGACACCCATCCCGCTTTCGGGGTATCATCACACCCAGATGACGTCTGA
- the zdhhc23b gene encoding palmitoyltransferase ZDHHC23-B isoform X2, whose amino-acid sequence MKRRRDEDEKEQLCCCEYINRHGQRSHVGACCCDCEDLDEACDRFFKRETQSPEAMSRVVTEISDRVRVPWFRGGARRVDLSVIPPLVLLPTLLHLSAFHFLVGLAVLIALPGLLLWYYYFTHRKKARTLFFLSLVIFSLAYMYYLFITKVVPRGGLGAIHVATVTVGVLLTLLGLAITKRGPGVVKPKESNPVLRDQVGESREAEPSRKNWCSVCRLVRPPRAGHCRICGLCVLRHDHHCVWIDSCVGRENHRSFLLTLVLFLSTSSYGIGLTLQSVCLEQIILSALFYCPGVYEEYSASLCFTCAWYCTLVTCGVFHLLLTQLLNISYNVTEREARAAVRERSARRALCGLAVDTGVHSRGLCANWAEFWTMSEERSSCRPGSEGDESRVKVSHFDTHPAFGVSSHPDDV is encoded by the exons ATGAAGAGAAGGCGGGACGAGGACGAAAAGGAGCAGTTGTGCTGCTGCGAATACATCAACAGACACGGCCAGCGAAGCCACGTGGGAGCCTGCTGCTGCGACTGCGAGGATCTGGACGAAGCCTGCGACCG GTTTTTTAAGCGAGAGACTCAAAGTCCAGAGGCAATGTCCCGGGTGGTCACTGAGATCAGCGATCGAGTCCGTGTCCCCTGGTTCCGGGGCGGCGCCCGCAGAGTGGACCTGTCCGTCATCCCTCCTCTGGTTCTGCTTCCAACCCTGCTGCATCTCTCCGCGTTCCACTTCCTGGTCGGCCTGGCGGTTCTGATCGCGCTGCCGGGCTTGCTGCTGTGGTACTACTACTTCACTCACCGCAAGAAGGCCCGGACTCTGTTTTTCCTTAGCCTGGTGATTTTTTCCTTGGCCTACATGTactatttattcatcaccAAAGTGGTACCGCGAGGGGGCCTCGGTGCCATTCATGTCGCCACGGTAACCGTCGGGGTCCTGCTCACTTTGCTGGGCCTCGCCATCACCAAGAGAGGCCCGGGCGTCGTAAAGCCAAAAGAGTCGAATCCTGTTCTCCGAGACCAGGTGGGAGAGTCGCGAGAGGCGGAGCCTAGCCGGAAGAACTGGTGCTCGGTGTGTCGGCTGGTGCGACCACCCAGGGCGGGACATTGTCGGATATGCGGGCTCTGCGTGCTGCGTCATGACCACCACTGTGTCTG GATCGACAGCTGCGTAGGCCGGGAGAACCACCGCAGCTTCCTGTTAACGCTCGTCCTCTTCCTGTCTACGTCCTCGTACGGGATCGGCCTTACGCTGCAGAGCGTGTGTCTGGAGCAAATCATCCTCAGCGCTTTGTTCTACTGCCCGGGAGTCTACGAGGAATACAG TGCCTCCCTTTGCTTCACGTGTGCCTGGTACTGCACTTTGGTGACTTGCGGCGTCTTTCACTTATTGCTGACTCAGCTGCTCAACATCAGCTACAACGTGACGGAGCGTGAGGCGCGTGCTGCCGTCAGGGAGCGCTCTGCCCGCCGGGCCCTGTGCGGGCTGGCCGTAGACACCGGCGTCCACTCGCGGGGCCTGTGCGCCAACTGGGCTGAGTTTTGGACCATGTCGGAGGAACGGAGCAGT TGCCGTCCAGGGAGCGAAGGCGACGAGTCACGCGTGAAAGTCAGTCATTTCGACACCCATCCCGCTTTCGGGGTATCATCACACCCAGATGACGTCTGA